The DNA region GTCGCCTTCGCGCCGAGCAGCTCGGCGTTGAGGGTGAGGGTGTCGATGGTCGCGAGCTGCTGGCCCGCGACGACGGTCTGACCGACGGCGACGTCGACCGACGTCACCGTCCCGCTCGCCGCGAAGCTGATCTCCTCCTGGACCGTCGGCGTCAGCGTGCCGGTCGCGGACACGCTCTGCTCGAGCGTCGCGAGGCTCGCCGCCACCACCTGACCGGTCACGGCCGGACCGGTGTCGGCCACCGCGGCGTCCCGCACGACGAACCAGTACGTGCCGCCCGCGACGGCGACGAGAACCACCACGGCCCCGGCGATCACCCGGGCACGGATCGTCGTCCGCCTGACCCTCTGCACCATCATCGTCCTCACGTCACGGGCGAGCTCGACCGTTGCCGAACGTAGGACGACGACCTGGACCGCAGGCAGGCGCACGCTGTGGGGGCACTGTGAGCGCGGGCCCAGGAGGGCCCAGGACCCGCGCGGCTCGGACCGGACGCTCAGCCGAGCTGCAGGAACCCGTCCGCCACGAGGTCGCGGACCTGCGGCAGCAGCTCGGCGCCCAGGCGATCGGCCGGAGCCTCGAGCAGGTCGGCCAACGCACCCACGATCTGCCCGATCCGCAGCTCCCCGTCACACGCCCCGACCAGGCCCGCGAGCGCCGTCCCGGCCTGCACGGTGCGTCCGAAGCCGTCGCCCTGCCGCAGCAGCACGAGGGTCGGATCGATCGCGCCGGGTGTCAGGTGGCGTTCCTCGGTCACGTCCGGGGCGACGACCAGGCGTTCGGCGGCGAGCGCGTCGTCGTCGCGCACGGCGAGCCAGTCGTGGGCCGCGAGCGCGCCGGCGAGGTGGGCACCGAGCGGCTGCCGGACCGGCCCGGTCCGCTCCTCGATCCGCCGCAGCGTCGGCCGACCGTCGAGCGGCTTGCGCAGGACCACGAGACCGAAGCCCACCGCCTCGACGTCCCGCGACGCGAGGTCGTCGAGCCAGGCCACGTAGCCGGAGCGCCAGCCGTCCGGATCGCGGTCCGCCGTCGTCCCGCCGTCCCGGAGCCACGTCTCGGCGTACTGTGCCGGGTCCTGGACCTCGCGCTGCACGATCCAGGCATCGAGACCCGAGCGCTCGACCCACTCCCCGACGCGCTCACGCCAGCTCTGTCCCGAGCGGTGCTCCCAGTTGCCGAGCATCTGCGCGACGCCGCCCGGTGCGAGGACGTCACCGACCTCCACGATCAGGTCGCGGACGAGGTCGTCCCCCGCGCGCCCGCCGTCCCGGTACTCGTACCGCGGCATCGTCCGTGGCGTGATCACGAACGGCGGGTTTGACACCACCAGGTCGAACAGCTCGACCGGGCTGTCCGGCCTGACTGTCCTGTCCGGCCTGACTGTCCTGACTGTCCTGACCGGCTCGAGCATCGACCCGCGGCGCAGGTCGAGCTCGACACCCGCCAGTGCGGCGTTGAACGCTGCGAAGCCCAGCGCCCGCTCGGAGACGTCGGTGGCCACGACCGACCGGCTGTGCCGAGCAGCGTGCAGCGCCTGGATCCCGCATCCGGTCCCGAGGTCGAGCGTGCGCTCACGCGGCGTCCGGACCGTCACCTGGACCAGGGTCATGGACGCCCCGCCGACGCCGAGCACGTGGTCGGTCCGCAGCGCGGCGCCGGTCGCCGTCTCACCGAGGTCCGAGGCGATCCACCAGTCGACCGGGCCCGCTGCATCGACGGCTCGGTACGGCCGCAGATCGACGAGCGGCCGGACGGCGCCGTCGGGCCCGTGCCCGGCCGCGGCGACCAGCCCGAGCCGGACGGCGCCGTCGGTCCGGGTGCCGGGGAGCGCCCGGTCGAGCGCGGAGCGGGTCACGGGCAGGCCGAGCACGAGGAGTCGGAACAGCGTCGAGAGCGAGGTCGCGGGAGCTCGGTCGAGAACCCGGACGGCAGGCACGGACTGCTCGCGGTGCAGCGCGGCGGACGCGACCGGTCCCAGCAGGTCGTCGATCGCCGCAACCGTGAGGTCCGCCCGCACGAGGTCCGCGCGAAGGACGTCGACGGCCTGGCGGTCGGGAGCCCAGCGGCCCCGGCCGACGTCGCCGACGCCGACGCGTGCAGAGCCGACACCCGAAGAGCCGACACCCGCAGTGCCGGAACCCGCAGGGCTGGTACCTGGCGTCGTCACGTCGCCCATCCTTCCCTGCCGATGGCGTCGCGGCACTCAGCCCGCGTCGCGGCACTCAGCCCGCGTCGCGCCGCTCAGACAGCCGTGCTCAGCCAGTACCGCCGCTTGGTCCCGCACGAACCAGGCGCCGGCACGACGTCCTGCAGGACGCCACCACACCGTTCGATGACTGCGGCGGACGCGACGTTGTCGTCGTCGCAGGTCACCAACGCCTCGGCAAGGCCCAACGTGCGGGCCACCGCCAGGGCCTGGCGCAGCATGGCTGTGGCATGTCCCCGGTTCCGGAACGCCGGTCGCACCGCATAGCCGATGTGGCCACCGACCTGCGCGAGGGAGTCGTTCAGCCGGTGCCGGACGGACACGCACCCGACGATGACGCCGTCGACGTCGCCGACCAGGTAGGTGGACGGGACCCGACCCTCGTGCAGGCCGACACCCGCCTGCTCCTGTGCGAGACGTTCGAGGTAGGTGCGCCAGTCCTCGCCCCGACGGACGCCCGACAGGAACGTGTACCGGTCCCGTTCGAGCTCCTCGTGCGCAGCCAGCGCCTGCTCCTCGTCGTCTGCCATGAGCGGACGCAGGATCACGCGGCCACGAGTGCGGTAGACCCCCATGGCGCCATGCTCGCAGGTGCTGGGCCCGCAGGTGCTGGGCTCGCAGGTGCTGGGCTCGCAGGTGCTGGGCCCGCAGGTGCTGGGCTCGCAGGTACCGGTCCCGCAGGTACCGGTCCCGCAGGCGCCATGCTCGCAGGTACTGGACCGTTCGTGGCTGCGGGGCTCACGTCAGGCCGAGCTCGACCACGACGGCACAGTGGTCGCTCGCCCGTGCGGCCGTCTCGCCGACGACGACGTGCGCGCCGTCGCCGGTCAGCCCGCTCGTGGCCAGGACGGCATCGATCCGGTGGACCGGAGCCTTCGCCGGGTAGGTCGGTCCTGCGCCACCCGTGAGGTCGTGCAGGTGCAGGCCGAGCCGACGACGAGCCGGGCCCCCCGGCTTCTCGTTCAGGTCGCCGGCCACGACGCACGCATCACCCGATCGGACGACGAGCAGAAGCCGGTCGAGGTGCCGTGCTCGCTCGGCCGGGTCGAGGCTCAGGTGGACGCTGACGACCCGCACACCCGCCACGTCGGCGACGGCCAGGCCGCGCCGGGTCCGCCCAGGACGCCAGCTGAGTCGCACGGCGCGGGTGCCCGTGACCCGAAGACCCTGTCGCACGAGCAGCGCCGTCGTCCTGGCGCCCGAGCCGACCACGACCGCGTCGAGACCGGCGTCGGCGGCGAGCCTTCGCAGACGCGTGCGGGCGAACGGTCCGCGTGGGGGCTCCTGGACCGCGACGACGTCGGGCACAGCGGCGCGTAGGACCGCGAGCACAGCGGCTCGATCGTCCTTGAGCTGTCGGACGTTGTACGTCATGACCCGCAGAGAGCTCCGCACCTGACCATTGTGCGCACGCACGGCCGACCCCGGACGCCGGAACACCCGGCGAGATCCACGATCGGAGCCCTCGTCGTGACGGCTGTGACGTGGGACGATGTGCCCACCGGCCACACCCGATGACATCTCGGAGCACCTCCATGCGTCTGAACCGAACCCTGGTCACCCCGCTCGCGCTGGGCAGCCTGCTGCTGCTGACCGCCTGCTCCTCCGGCACGACCACCGACGAGGGCGAGAAGGACGACCGCACCTCGGCCGTCGAGGAGACCAAGGACTCGGCGACCGCCGACCCGACGAAGGAGGCGGCTGCGGACGAGGACACCGACGCCGCCGACGTCACCTCGGAGGGTCCCGCGTGCCTGGTCGGGTCGTGGGAGGTCGACATCGACGCCCTGCGCGAGAACACCCTCGGCGGCCCCGAGATGGCCGGCCTCGGCGCGGAGATCACCGTCAGCGGGGAGTCCTGGGTCGAGATCGACGCCTCGACCATGAACACCGAGTACCGCGACCAGCTGACCGAGGTCTCGATGACCATCGAGGAGCAGACGATCCTCAGCCGGACGACGTACAACGGAGTCTCGACGTCCTCCTACACCGCCACCGACACCGCGCTCACCGTGAGCGACGTCGACATCTCCGCCCTGGAGATCTCGAGCACCTCGATCGTCAACGGCGAGGAGATGGAGGTCCCCGGCCTGGGCGACGCGGAGTCCCTGGGGATCGAGCTGGGCGGGGTCTCGACGTACACCTGCAACGGTGACGAGCTGCGCATCACCCCGCAGGTCGAGGGCATGGACGTCTCGTCGTTCGTCCAGGTGCTGCACCGCCGCTGACCCGCCCGATCCGCTGACCCGCTGACCCACTGAACCTCAGAGCCCGGCGAGCACCGCTCACACCAGGTGCGCCTCGTGCTCGAACCGGCCCTCACGGTCGACCTTCGCAGCCCGCAGCCGGGAGACCAGGACAGCTCCGAACGCGACCAGCGCTGCTCCGGTCGCGATGGCGACCCGCAGCCCGTGGTTGGCGCCGTCGCCGACGCTGATCTGCACGACCGCCGGGGCGATGAGCAGCGCGACCAGGTTCATCACCTTGATCAGCGGGTTGATCGCCGGACCTGCGGTGTCCTTGAACGGGTCCCCCACGGTGTCGCCGATGACGACTGCGGCATGCGCCTCGGAGTTCTTGCCGCCGTACCTGCCGTCCTCGACGATCTTCTTCGCGTTGTCCCAGGCACCACCGGCATTGGCCAGGAACACCGCCATCAGGACCCCGGTGCCGATCGCACCTGCGAGGAACCCGGCGAGCGGGCCCACGCCCAGGCCGAAGCCGACGGCGATCGGTGCGAACGCCGCGAGCAGACCGGGTGTCGCGAGCTCGCGCAACGAGTCGCGCGTGCAGATGTCGACGACCTTGCCGTACTCGGGCCGCACCTCGCCGGTCATGATCCCGGGGTGCTCGCGGAACTGGCGACGCACCTCGAAGACGATCGCGCCGGCCGCCCGGGTCACCGCGTCGATCGCCAGGCCGGAGAACAGGAAGACAGTCGCCCCGCCGAGGATCACGCCGACGAGCGTGATCGGGGAGATGATCGAGTAGTTGAGCATGGCCGTGACCAGCGCGCTGTTCGCGGCCGTGTCCCCGACCTCGGCGAGCGCCTTGCCGACCGCGTCCGCGTAGGAGCCGAACAGCGCCGTCGCCGCGAGCACGGCGGTCGCGATCGCGATCCCCTTGGTGATCGCCTTCGTGGTGTTCCCGACCGCGTCCAGGTCCGTCAGGATCTGCGCACCCTCCGCCGTCACGTCGCCCGACATCTCGGCGATCCCCTGCGCGTTGTCGCTGACCGGGCCGAAGGTGTCCATGGCGACGATCACGCCGACGGTCGTCAGCAGTCCGCAGCCGGCGAGCGCGATGAGGAACAGGGCCAGCCACACGGAGCCACCGGCCAGCAGGAACGCGCCGCAGATCGCCGCCGCGATGATGCCGGCGGTGTAGACCGCCGACTCGAGGCCGACGCCGATCCCGGAGAGGACGACCGTCGCCGCCCCGGTCAGCGAGGTCCGCGCGACGTGCAGGGTCGGCTTGGACGTGGTGCCCGTGAAGTAGCCGGTGACCCACAGGATGATGCCGGCCAGGACCACACCGATCGCGACCGCCCCGGCCGCGACCAGGCGCGGGTCGCCGGGGTGGCTCTCCAGCCCGGCGGTGCCGCCGGCGAGCTCGGCGAAGGTGGCCGGCAGGTAGACGTAGGCAGCGGTGGCGGCGAGCACCGCTCCGACCAGGGCAGAGGTGTAGAAGCCGCGGTTGATCGCCGCCAGCCCGCTCTCCGAGCCGCGCACCCGGGTGATCAGCACGCCCATCACGGCGACGAAGGCACCGACGGCCGTGACGATGAGCGGGAAGACGAGCCCGCGCTCCCCGAAGGCGGCCTTGCCGAGGATGAGCGCTGCCACGAGCGTCACCGCGTAGGACTCGAAGAGGTCGGCAGCCATGCCGGCGCAGTCACCGACGTTGTCACCGACGTTGTCGGCGATCGTCGCGGCGTTGCGGGGGTCGTCCTCCGGGATGTTGTGCTCGACCTTGCCCACCAGGTCGGCACCGACGTCCGCCGCCTTGGTGAAGATGCCGCCACCGACGCGCATGAACATCGCCAGGAGCGCCGCGCCGAAGCCGAAGCCCTCGAGCACGACGGGTGCGTCGCCCTTGTAGATCAGGACGACGGACGAGGCACCGAGCAGGCCGAGCCCGACGACGGACATGCCGACGACCCCACCGGTACGGAACGCGATGCGCGAGCCCTCGGCCCGCCCGCCCGGCAGCGAGGCAGCCGCGGCGACCCGCACGTTCGCGCGGGTCGCGAGCCACATCCCGAGGTACCCGATCGCCGCGGAGAAGCCCGCACCGAGCAGGAAGAAGACCGAGCGTCCCACCTTGATGCCGGCATCACCGGGCAGCAGGAACAGGAGC from Cellulomonas sp. KRMCY2 includes:
- a CDS encoding methyltransferase, which gives rise to MGDVTTPGTSPAGSGTAGVGSSGVGSARVGVGDVGRGRWAPDRQAVDVLRADLVRADLTVAAIDDLLGPVASAALHREQSVPAVRVLDRAPATSLSTLFRLLVLGLPVTRSALDRALPGTRTDGAVRLGLVAAAGHGPDGAVRPLVDLRPYRAVDAAGPVDWWIASDLGETATGAALRTDHVLGVGGASMTLVQVTVRTPRERTLDLGTGCGIQALHAARHSRSVVATDVSERALGFAAFNAALAGVELDLRRGSMLEPVRTVRTVRPDRTVRPDSPVELFDLVVSNPPFVITPRTMPRYEYRDGGRAGDDLVRDLIVEVGDVLAPGGVAQMLGNWEHRSGQSWRERVGEWVERSGLDAWIVQREVQDPAQYAETWLRDGGTTADRDPDGWRSGYVAWLDDLASRDVEAVGFGLVVLRKPLDGRPTLRRIEERTGPVRQPLGAHLAGALAAHDWLAVRDDDALAAERLVVAPDVTEERHLTPGAIDPTLVLLRQGDGFGRTVQAGTALAGLVGACDGELRIGQIVGALADLLEAPADRLGAELLPQVRDLVADGFLQLG
- a CDS encoding GNAT family N-acetyltransferase gives rise to the protein MGVYRTRGRVILRPLMADDEEQALAAHEELERDRYTFLSGVRRGEDWRTYLERLAQEQAGVGLHEGRVPSTYLVGDVDGVIVGCVSVRHRLNDSLAQVGGHIGYAVRPAFRNRGHATAMLRQALAVARTLGLAEALVTCDDDNVASAAVIERCGGVLQDVVPAPGSCGTKRRYWLSTAV
- a CDS encoding endonuclease/exonuclease/phosphatase family protein, which produces MRSSLRVMTYNVRQLKDDRAAVLAVLRAAVPDVVAVQEPPRGPFARTRLRRLAADAGLDAVVVGSGARTTALLVRQGLRVTGTRAVRLSWRPGRTRRGLAVADVAGVRVVSVHLSLDPAERARHLDRLLLVVRSGDACVVAGDLNEKPGGPARRRLGLHLHDLTGGAGPTYPAKAPVHRIDAVLATSGLTGDGAHVVVGETAARASDHCAVVVELGLT
- a CDS encoding sodium-translocating pyrophosphatase, with amino-acid sequence MPSLGTSSLTIVSVIAAIAVVSLVFALVLRRQVLAAGEGTPRMQEIAQAVQEGAHAYLNRMFKTLVLFAVLVFALLFLLPGDAGIKVGRSVFFLLGAGFSAAIGYLGMWLATRANVRVAAAASLPGGRAEGSRIAFRTGGVVGMSVVGLGLLGASSVVLIYKGDAPVVLEGFGFGAALLAMFMRVGGGIFTKAADVGADLVGKVEHNIPEDDPRNAATIADNVGDNVGDCAGMAADLFESYAVTLVAALILGKAAFGERGLVFPLIVTAVGAFVAVMGVLITRVRGSESGLAAINRGFYTSALVGAVLAATAAYVYLPATFAELAGGTAGLESHPGDPRLVAAGAVAIGVVLAGIILWVTGYFTGTTSKPTLHVARTSLTGAATVVLSGIGVGLESAVYTAGIIAAAICGAFLLAGGSVWLALFLIALAGCGLLTTVGVIVAMDTFGPVSDNAQGIAEMSGDVTAEGAQILTDLDAVGNTTKAITKGIAIATAVLAATALFGSYADAVGKALAEVGDTAANSALVTAMLNYSIISPITLVGVILGGATVFLFSGLAIDAVTRAAGAIVFEVRRQFREHPGIMTGEVRPEYGKVVDICTRDSLRELATPGLLAAFAPIAVGFGLGVGPLAGFLAGAIGTGVLMAVFLANAGGAWDNAKKIVEDGRYGGKNSEAHAAVVIGDTVGDPFKDTAGPAINPLIKVMNLVALLIAPAVVQISVGDGANHGLRVAIATGAALVAFGAVLVSRLRAAKVDREGRFEHEAHLV